A stretch of the Corylus avellana chromosome ca6, CavTom2PMs-1.0 genome encodes the following:
- the LOC132185188 gene encoding uncharacterized protein LOC132185188: MPYNLPLWMCMKDPNMILSLLIPSRTSPGNDIDVYLWPLVDDLHELWNESVTTYDSSTKETFQLHAALLWTINDFPTYGSLSEYSTKGRLACPICNKDTMSYRLKYGSKECYMYHRRWLPRDHVWRQEKELFDGTEEHRFEPEEMSTDQLLQQLIHVENVQLGKHSGNKRKRRTNDVDINELNWRKKTVHLPRETELGGPVQNRWMYPMEMTLGKHKRSVPNKPRPEGSIAEAYLVDECLTFCSMYLRGIETRWNRKERNVDGCLEEMKQGLDVFSQRVRPLGAAKYVTLDENIFARARCEHYQMIEREGGHDIEKKHEATFERWFRDNMYNGGQTRTTQNSGIVVKGGYNTLDDEYYGELKNIFELCYLGRNWVYLFKFNWWDTGSNTRGIRKEQGFTIMNTSRKWYESDLFILACQAAQVFYLNDPKFGGSWKVAQVLTNRNTYYNPTVVGEDSEKDDQRTNNEVYQESECVGVNIANVENSTMLRRDNLTIPIDELYVQLDACMFINDNPSIEDHNTNSDNE; encoded by the exons ATGCCGTATAATTTACCTttgtggatgtgtatgaaggaTCCAAATATGATATTGTCCTTGCTTATCCCTAGTCGCACATCACCTGGAAACGACATTGATGTGTATTTGTGGCCTCTAGTTGATGATTTGCATGAATTATGGAATGAAAGTGTAACCACTTATGATTCTTCGACTAAAGAGACATTTCAGTTGCATGCAGCATTACTATGGACCATAAACGATTTTCCCACGTATGGGAGCTTGTCTGAGTATTCTACAAAGGGAAGGCTAGCATGTCCGATATGTAACAAGGATACAATGTCTTATAGGTTGAAGTATGGGTCTAAAGAGTGTTACATGTATCATCGTAGGTGGCTTCCTCGAGACCATGTATGGCGCCAAGAAAAAGAAttgttcgatggtacagaggagcatagattcGAACCTGAAGAAATGTCTACAGATCAACTGTTGCAACAACTAATACATGTTGAAAATGTGCAGCTTGGGAAACATAGTGGGAACAAGAGAAAGCGTCGCACAAATGATGTTGATATAAATGAATTGAATTGgaggaagaaaa CTGTTCATTTACCTCGAGAGACTGAGCTTGGGGGACCagtacaaaaccgttggatgtatccaaTGGAAATGACGCTTGGTAAACATAAGAGGAGTGTGCCAAACAAACCGCGACCGGAGGGTTCAATTGCTGAGGCTTATTTAGTTGATGAGTGTTTGACGTTTTGCTCCATGTATCTTCGTGGGATTGAAACAAGATGGAATCGTAAAGAGCGAAATGTTGATGGCTGTCTGGAAGAAATGAAACAAGGCCTTGATGTATTCTCTCAACGAGTTCGACCGTTGGGTGCAGCAAAATATGTAACACTTGATGAGAACATTTTTGCAAGGGCTCGATG TGAACACTATCAGATGATCGAAAGGGAAGGCGGCCATGACATTGAGAAGAAGCATGAGGCAACATTTGAGCGTTGGTTTCGAGATAATATGTATAATGGTGGGC aaactcgtactacccaGAACAGTGGAATCGTTGTTAAAGGTGGGTATAACACGTTAGATGATGAGTACTATGGTGAGTTGAAGAACATTTTTGAATTATGTTACCTGGGCCGAAATTGGGTGTatctatttaagttcaattggtgggacactgggagtaATACGCGGGGAATAAGAAAGGAACAAGGTTTTACAATtatgaatacttctcgtaaatggtATGAGTCCGACCTGTTCATATTAGCATGCCAAGCTGCGCAAGTGTTTTACTTAAATGATCCTAAATTTGGTGGTAGTTGGAAAGTGGCGCAAGTGTTGACCAATAGAAACACATACTATAATCCAACAGTGGTAGGGGAAGATAGTGAGAAGGATGACCAAAGAACCAACAATGAGGTATACCAAGAAAGTGAATGTGTTGGGGTTAATATTGCCAATGTTGAAAACTCTACTATGTTACGTAGAGATAATTTGACAATACCTATTGATGAATTATATGTGCAACTTGATGCATGCATGTTCATTAACGATAACCCTTCGATTGAGGATCATAATACTAACTCCGATAATGAATAA